The following coding sequences are from one Scomber scombrus chromosome 20, fScoSco1.1, whole genome shotgun sequence window:
- the bloc1s5 gene encoding biogenesis of lysosome-related organelles complex 1 subunit 5: MDKITKDVGDIQSRLLDHRPVINAEIRYFVREFEEKRGYRESRLLENLNKMVQEANEKIQPENLDVNKQMSDVIVRLQAANHMAERVQQREQQAQQSTELQANMERLKVEWADFLKEQQRLKEEVDEEHAKAVGQLSAQYSEKKKDLAKMSPF, from the exons ATGGACAAAATCACTAAAG ATGTGGGTGATATCCAGTCCAGACTGTTGGACCACAGACCCGTCATCAATGCAGAGATCCGCTACTTTGTGAGAGAGTTTGAG GAGAAACGGGGTTACAGGGAGAGCCGGCTGCTGGAGAACCTCAACAAAATGGTGCAGGAAGCAAATGAGAAAATACAGCCTGAAAATTTAGACGTAAACAAGCAGATGTCTGACGTCATTGTGCGAT TGCAGGCTGCTAATCACATGGCAGAGAGAGTCCAGCAGAGGGAGCAACAAGCACAGCAG AGCACAGAGCTGCAGGCAAACATGGAACGCTTGAAAGTCGAGTGGGCAGACTTTCTGAAGGAGCAGCAGAGATTAAAGGAGGAGGTGGACGAGGAGCACGCCAAGGCCGTGGGACAGCTCAGCGCTCAGTACAGCGAAAAGAAGAAAGATCTGGCCAAGATGTCGCCCTTCTAA